From a region of the Mycolicibacterium sp. MU0050 genome:
- a CDS encoding acyl-CoA dehydrogenase family protein, whose translation MTETVTAPETTESVAEFAARARAWLAENMPRIDPDNPPFSVRAEQQSWDRAKELQKRLYAGGFAGICFPREYGGLGLDFAYQKAFNDECRCYEMPLILNTPSFTICAATILDVGSEQQKRERISAAIRGDEILVQLLSEPSGGSDLAGVITRADRKDDKWIINGAKTWSTSAFAGDYGLMLARTDWTVPKHEGLTMFLVPLNAPGITMRRIKEVNGNEEFCEEFFDGLELTDDAVVGEVNDGWTVATRQLHHERRAVGGGSEFASGTGAENANEMPPDHVGIAERTGQGDDPRVQDLAGRALVRRIVKKQLIDHVGAAIANGSLPPNAGTLIRLFHAETTELEVDTALAIAGTAGVVDEGGELAGMLDIGVRYLSRQTGSLGGGSSEMARNVIGERVLGFPREPAADRGIPFNEVKRGRS comes from the coding sequence ATGACCGAGACGGTGACAGCGCCCGAGACCACCGAGTCGGTGGCGGAGTTCGCCGCGCGCGCCCGTGCGTGGCTGGCCGAGAACATGCCGCGCATCGACCCGGACAACCCGCCGTTCTCCGTGCGCGCCGAGCAGCAGTCCTGGGATCGGGCCAAGGAACTGCAGAAGCGGTTGTACGCCGGCGGTTTCGCGGGCATCTGCTTCCCCCGCGAATACGGCGGCCTGGGCCTCGATTTCGCCTACCAGAAGGCGTTCAACGACGAGTGCCGGTGCTACGAGATGCCGTTGATCCTCAACACGCCCTCGTTCACCATCTGCGCCGCCACCATCCTCGACGTGGGCAGCGAACAGCAGAAGCGCGAGCGCATCTCGGCGGCGATCCGCGGCGACGAGATCCTGGTGCAGCTGCTGTCCGAGCCCAGTGGCGGCTCCGACCTGGCCGGGGTGATCACGCGCGCGGACCGCAAGGACGACAAGTGGATCATCAACGGCGCCAAGACCTGGAGCACCAGCGCGTTCGCCGGTGACTACGGGCTGATGCTGGCACGTACCGACTGGACCGTGCCCAAGCACGAGGGCCTGACCATGTTCCTGGTGCCGCTGAACGCGCCCGGAATCACCATGCGCCGCATCAAAGAGGTCAACGGCAACGAGGAATTCTGCGAGGAGTTCTTCGACGGTCTCGAACTCACCGACGATGCGGTGGTCGGCGAGGTCAACGACGGCTGGACGGTGGCCACGCGCCAGCTCCATCACGAACGGCGCGCCGTGGGCGGCGGCTCCGAGTTCGCCAGCGGCACCGGCGCGGAGAACGCCAACGAGATGCCGCCCGACCACGTCGGGATCGCCGAGCGCACCGGGCAGGGTGACGACCCGCGGGTCCAGGACCTGGCCGGGCGCGCGCTGGTGCGCCGCATCGTCAAGAAGCAACTGATCGATCACGTCGGCGCCGCCATCGCCAACGGCTCCCTGCCGCCGAACGCCGGGACGTTGATCCGGCTGTTCCACGCCGAGACCACCGAACTCGAGGTCGACACCGCGCTGGCGATCGCCGGCACCGCGGGCGTCGTCGACGAGGGCGGCGAGCTGGCCGGGATGCTCGACATCGGGGTCCGGTACCTGTCCCGCCAGACCGGTTCGCTCGGCGGCGGCAGCAGCGAGATGGCGCGCAACGTGATCGGCGAACGCGTGCTGGGCTTCCCGCGCGAACCCGCCGCGGACCGCGGCATCCCCTTCAACGAAGTCAAACGCGGACGATCCTGA
- a CDS encoding GAP family protein, translating to MAEQMTALVVFNLVGFLAALIPIISFWVAPEPTRSAVERIYGWIRSRHRLVVALIAGAVGVFFLVMGLTHL from the coding sequence GTGGCCGAGCAGATGACCGCGCTGGTGGTGTTCAATCTGGTCGGCTTCCTGGCGGCGCTGATCCCGATCATCAGCTTCTGGGTGGCCCCGGAGCCCACCCGATCGGCCGTCGAGCGGATCTATGGCTGGATCCGCAGCCGGCATCGTCTGGTCGTGGCCCTGATCGCCGGCGCGGTCGGCGTGTTCTTTCTGGTCATGGGCCTCACCCACCTCTGA
- a CDS encoding thiolase family protein, producing MVAAVRTPIGKGKTNGALHGVLPADLLAHSLRELITRTGIDPVLVDDVIAGAVTQVGDQAVNIARNALLGAGFPESVPGTTVDRQCGSSQQAISFAAQGVLAGAYDIVIAAGVESMSRVPMGSSVLPGSDPFGLAFAERYADSLVPQGISAELIAAKWGFSRAQLDEFSAASHEKAARATKEGRFEAELAPIAGLSTDEIIRPGTTVDTLAGLKPAFYYEAYAARFPQIDWAITPGNWSPLSDGSAAVMITSGETARKLGLSPLARIHTTTVAGSDPLYMLTGVIPATEKVLARAGLTLADIDLFEVNEAFAPVVLAWAHDVGADLSKTNVNGGAIATGHPLGASGARLTTTLVNALEQRGGHYGLQTMCEGGGMANATIIERL from the coding sequence ATCGTGGCAGCGGTCCGGACCCCGATCGGCAAAGGCAAGACCAACGGGGCGCTGCACGGCGTCCTGCCGGCCGACCTACTGGCCCACAGCCTGCGGGAGTTGATCACCCGCACCGGCATCGACCCAGTCCTGGTCGACGATGTGATCGCCGGAGCCGTCACCCAGGTCGGCGACCAGGCAGTAAACATCGCCCGCAACGCGCTGCTGGGCGCGGGCTTCCCGGAGAGCGTTCCCGGCACCACGGTGGATCGCCAGTGCGGAAGTTCGCAACAGGCGATCAGTTTCGCCGCCCAGGGTGTGCTCGCCGGGGCCTACGACATCGTGATCGCCGCGGGAGTGGAGTCCATGTCCCGGGTGCCGATGGGCAGCTCAGTGTTGCCCGGCAGCGACCCGTTCGGCCTGGCCTTTGCCGAGCGTTACGCCGACAGCCTTGTCCCGCAAGGCATCAGCGCGGAGCTGATCGCGGCCAAATGGGGCTTCTCCCGCGCCCAGCTCGACGAGTTCTCCGCGGCCAGCCATGAAAAGGCGGCCCGGGCCACCAAGGAGGGACGGTTCGAGGCCGAGCTCGCCCCGATCGCCGGCCTGAGCACCGACGAGATCATCCGGCCGGGTACCACGGTGGACACCCTGGCCGGGCTGAAGCCGGCGTTCTACTACGAGGCCTACGCGGCGCGCTTCCCGCAGATCGACTGGGCGATAACACCGGGCAACTGGTCCCCGCTGTCGGATGGCAGCGCGGCGGTGATGATCACCAGCGGTGAGACGGCCAGGAAGCTGGGTTTGAGCCCGCTCGCGCGGATTCATACCACCACCGTCGCGGGATCCGACCCGCTCTACATGCTGACCGGTGTCATCCCGGCCACCGAAAAGGTCCTGGCGCGTGCGGGTTTGACGCTGGCGGACATCGACCTGTTCGAAGTGAACGAGGCCTTCGCGCCGGTGGTGCTGGCCTGGGCGCATGACGTCGGGGCCGACCTGAGCAAGACCAACGTCAACGGCGGGGCCATCGCGACCGGGCATCCGCTCGGCGCCAGCGGGGCTCGCCTGACGACCACCCTGGTCAATGCGCTCGAACAGCGCGGTGGACACTACGGCCTGCAGACCATGTGTGAGGGCGGCGGCATGGCCAACGCCACCATCATCGAGCGGCTGTAG
- a CDS encoding acyl-CoA dehydrogenase family protein: MRDPGTTPGVELQRTRHAQPGAVSQTRRAGLGWVGCAIPAEYGGGGGSASDACHLVEEMSYGLAPLFGLGVSLVSATVVERFGTEEQRQDILGGVCRGEVLATAISEPGAGSDPASMMCRAERRGDSYVINGQKTWISCAHIASRIQVLCRTDTSGSKHDGITMIDVPADAEGLEVRTITRALIFRVLPVLAMTIAAGVAVLKWHQVSLRADHRASIESVQAATEATIMMLSYNPDTVERDLGTARDVLTGSFRDAYISLTDDVVIPGAKQRQISAVATVPAASSVFSSENRAVVLVFVNQATTVGSEAPSDSASSVKVTLDKHGGRWLVSGFDPI; this comes from the coding sequence GTGCGGGACCCGGGAACGACGCCAGGAGTTGAGCTCCAACGGACACGTCACGCACAACCAGGAGCTGTATCGCAAACTCGCCGGGCTGGGCTGGGCTGGGTTGGTTGCGCGATACCGGCCGAGTACGGCGGCGGTGGCGGCAGCGCGTCGGATGCCTGCCACCTGGTCGAGGAGATGTCCTACGGTTTGGCGCCGCTGTTCGGCCTCGGGGTGTCACTGGTCAGTGCGACCGTTGTCGAGCGGTTCGGCACCGAGGAGCAGAGGCAGGACATTCTCGGCGGAGTGTGCCGCGGCGAGGTGTTGGCGACCGCGATCAGCGAGCCGGGGGCCGGATCGGACCCCGCGTCGATGATGTGCCGGGCCGAACGCCGCGGTGACAGTTATGTCATCAACGGACAGAAGACCTGGATCTCGTGTGCGCACATCGCCTCTCGGATACAGGTGTTGTGCCGGACGGACACCAGCGGGTCCAAACACGACGGAATCACCATGATCGACGTGCCGGCCGACGCCGAAGGCCTGGAGGTCCGGACGATCACCCGGGCGCTGATCTTCAGGGTATTGCCCGTCCTGGCCATGACGATTGCGGCGGGCGTGGCCGTACTGAAATGGCACCAGGTTTCGCTGCGCGCAGACCACCGCGCATCGATCGAGTCGGTGCAGGCCGCGACCGAGGCGACGATCATGATGCTGTCCTACAACCCCGACACGGTCGAACGTGATCTGGGCACGGCCCGCGATGTGCTCACCGGAAGCTTCCGCGACGCCTACATCTCCCTGACCGATGATGTCGTCATTCCCGGCGCCAAACAGCGGCAGATCTCAGCGGTTGCGACGGTACCGGCCGCCTCATCGGTATTCAGCAGCGAAAACCGGGCGGTGGTACTGGTATTCGTCAACCAGGCCACCACTGTCGGTTCCGAGGCCCCCAGCGACAGCGCGTCGAGTGTGAAGGTGACCCTCGACAAGCACGGCGGCCGGTGGCTGGTTTCCGGATTCGACCCGATCTGA
- a CDS encoding SDR family NAD(P)-dependent oxidoreductase encodes MVNNAAVGSAGRLLDLEQQDWERVLSVGVGGVLHAIRHAAPAMRARVGGAFVNISSIAGRRAMYGMAAYAAAKAGVEAITRCAALELRADAIRVNAIAPGMIRTKAATANQLALGQAFGAEVSEYVQRSQGRWGEPDEVAAVAVHLASDEASFTTGQTYLLDNGASVLA; translated from the coding sequence GTGGTGAACAACGCGGCGGTCGGTTCCGCCGGGCGACTTCTGGATCTGGAACAACAGGACTGGGAACGGGTGCTCTCGGTCGGTGTCGGTGGCGTGCTCCACGCGATTCGCCATGCGGCACCGGCCATGCGTGCCCGCGTTGGGGGTGCTTTCGTGAACATCTCCTCGATAGCCGGTCGGCGTGCGATGTACGGTATGGCTGCTTACGCTGCGGCCAAGGCCGGCGTGGAAGCGATAACCCGTTGCGCGGCTCTGGAATTGCGAGCCGACGCAATCCGGGTCAATGCGATCGCACCGGGGATGATCCGTACCAAGGCGGCAACGGCCAATCAGCTGGCACTCGGCCAGGCCTTCGGTGCCGAAGTGAGTGAGTACGTCCAGCGCAGCCAAGGCCGATGGGGCGAACCCGACGAGGTCGCCGCGGTCGCGGTGCACCTGGCCTCCGATGAAGCATCCTTCACCACCGGACAGACCTACCTACTGGACAACGGAGCGAGCGTGCTGGCGTGA
- a CDS encoding SDR family oxidoreductase has protein sequence MTGSPTDTLFSVAGKSVVVTGGSSGIGAMIATGLVEAGARVLISARKADALAELAAALGGKGSCEYVVADVGTPDGSVAIAEAVATTFDDRLDILVNNAGATWGAPIDDFPDEAWHKLANVNLIGLFRLTTTLLGPLRRAATAEAPARVVNIGSLAGLRATGVENYPYSATKAGVHMLTRHLAHRLAREDITVNAIAPGYFPSRMSAFALDDEATRSELLSSVPLGRTGAPEDVVGAVRFLTSRAGAYLTGSVLEVDGGAAGAG, from the coding sequence GTGACGGGTTCACCAACCGATACCCTGTTCTCGGTTGCAGGCAAATCCGTCGTCGTGACCGGCGGATCCTCGGGGATCGGCGCGATGATCGCCACCGGTCTGGTCGAGGCGGGCGCCCGTGTGCTGATCAGCGCCCGCAAGGCCGATGCACTGGCCGAGCTTGCAGCTGCATTGGGCGGCAAGGGAAGTTGTGAGTATGTTGTCGCCGATGTCGGGACCCCGGACGGCAGCGTGGCCATCGCCGAGGCGGTGGCCACCACCTTCGACGATCGGCTCGATATTTTGGTGAACAATGCCGGGGCGACCTGGGGTGCGCCGATCGACGACTTTCCCGACGAGGCCTGGCACAAGCTGGCGAATGTCAATCTGATCGGTTTGTTTCGCTTGACCACCACGCTGCTGGGACCGCTGCGGCGGGCGGCTACAGCGGAGGCGCCGGCCCGGGTGGTCAACATCGGGTCACTGGCCGGGCTGCGGGCGACCGGGGTGGAGAACTATCCCTACAGCGCGACCAAGGCCGGGGTGCACATGCTGACCAGACACCTGGCCCACCGGTTGGCCCGCGAAGACATCACCGTGAATGCCATTGCGCCCGGCTACTTCCCGAGCCGAATGAGTGCGTTCGCTCTCGATGATGAGGCGACCCGCTCGGAGTTGCTGTCCAGCGTCCCGCTCGGACGTACCGGGGCGCCCGAGGACGTCGTGGGGGCCGTTCGGTTCCTCACCTCGCGGGCGGGGGCGTATCTGACCGGTAGCGTGCTCGAAGTGGACGGTGGTGCCGCCGGCGCCGGCTGA
- a CDS encoding SDR family NAD(P)-dependent oxidoreductase: MDMAGRVAVVTGAGQGVGHRIVTDLARLGAGGVAVNDIDADRAERVAEEIRETGVPAIAAPADVGDFDAVGAMFAMIERELGPVGILVNNAGNQGGGGTAPPSVPFWEQVPEQWDRSVRVNLLGVLNCARHAVEQMVRVGNGGRIVTVISDAGRMGEGNGLEAYSGAKAGAAGLTRALARIGGRYLITANSVALGATHTPATADMLADERVHRKVLEHYMIRRIGEPADGAAMICFLASEAAGWITGQTVGVNGGYSVTL; this comes from the coding sequence ATGGACATGGCCGGGCGCGTCGCCGTGGTGACCGGCGCGGGCCAGGGCGTGGGACATCGCATCGTGACCGATCTGGCCCGCCTGGGCGCCGGGGGAGTGGCGGTCAACGATATCGACGCCGACCGGGCCGAGCGGGTTGCCGAGGAGATTCGCGAAACCGGGGTGCCGGCCATCGCGGCACCGGCCGATGTCGGCGACTTCGACGCGGTGGGAGCAATGTTCGCGATGATCGAACGTGAACTCGGACCGGTCGGCATCCTGGTCAACAACGCGGGCAACCAGGGCGGTGGCGGTACGGCGCCGCCATCGGTGCCGTTCTGGGAGCAGGTGCCCGAGCAGTGGGACCGCTCGGTGCGGGTCAACCTGCTGGGTGTGCTCAACTGTGCACGCCATGCGGTCGAGCAGATGGTCCGGGTGGGCAATGGTGGCCGCATCGTCACCGTCATCTCTGATGCCGGGCGGATGGGCGAGGGCAACGGTTTGGAGGCGTACTCCGGGGCGAAGGCCGGCGCGGCCGGGCTGACCCGGGCACTGGCCCGGATCGGCGGCCGATACTTGATCACGGCCAACTCGGTGGCACTCGGTGCTACCCACACCCCGGCCACCGCCGATATGCTCGCAGATGAGCGGGTGCACCGCAAAGTGCTGGAGCATTACATGATCCGACGAATCGGCGAGCCTGCCGACGGAGCGGCGATGATCTGTTTCCTGGCCTCGGAGGCTGCCGGCTGGATCACCGGACAGACGGTCGGCGTCAACGGTGGTTATTCGGTGACGCTGTGA
- a CDS encoding crotonase/enoyl-CoA hydratase family protein, producing the protein MTHSELIRLERVEHVAVITINRPRRRNAFDLATATAMEAAIDEFEADTELRVAVLTGTDGTFSAGQDMKAAATGEIAMTERRGGFGIMAQPPSKPVIAAVEGHALGGGLELCLACDLVVAAKGARMGLPEAARGLPAMGGGLFRLPRRIPYHRAMAVVLTGVPLSAEEFHDLGLVNELAEPGQSLAVAMQLATKVAAGGPVAVQASLEIVRRAQEWGDRASWDLQAPYVDPVLESEDFKEGLAAFAEKRQPVWKGR; encoded by the coding sequence ATGACTCACTCGGAATTGATCCGGCTCGAGCGTGTCGAGCACGTCGCCGTCATCACGATCAACCGGCCACGGCGTCGCAACGCGTTCGATCTGGCCACCGCCACCGCGATGGAAGCCGCCATCGACGAGTTCGAGGCGGATACCGAACTGCGGGTGGCGGTCCTCACCGGAACGGACGGAACGTTTTCCGCGGGCCAGGACATGAAGGCCGCCGCGACCGGCGAGATCGCCATGACCGAGCGCCGCGGCGGGTTCGGCATCATGGCCCAACCGCCGTCCAAGCCGGTGATCGCCGCCGTGGAGGGCCACGCCCTCGGCGGTGGGCTGGAACTGTGCCTGGCGTGCGATCTGGTCGTGGCCGCAAAGGGGGCCCGGATGGGTCTACCCGAAGCTGCGCGCGGCTTGCCGGCGATGGGCGGCGGACTGTTCCGGCTGCCTCGCCGGATCCCGTATCACCGCGCGATGGCGGTCGTGCTGACCGGTGTCCCGTTGAGCGCCGAGGAATTCCACGACTTGGGTCTGGTCAACGAACTGGCCGAGCCGGGACAGAGCCTCGCGGTCGCGATGCAACTCGCGACCAAGGTCGCCGCCGGCGGACCCGTCGCGGTGCAGGCCAGCCTTGAGATCGTCCGCCGTGCCCAGGAGTGGGGCGACCGGGCGAGCTGGGATCTGCAGGCCCCCTATGTCGATCCGGTGCTGGAATCGGAGGACTTCAAGGAGGGGCTCGCGGCCTTCGCAGAAAAGAGACAACCGGTATGGAAAGGGCGATGA
- a CDS encoding lipid-transfer protein, translating to MRTAHVVGVGMTPFTKPGVSGEDYPGLARTAVVEALADAGIEYSRVEQAVVGYVHADSTAGQRALYEVGRTGIPVLNVNNNCASGSSALFQARQLVEAGMADCVLAVGFEKMKSGSLGAMTYPDLASPVQPFLDVAAGHRSPSGAPAMLELFRNAGLEHREKFGTTAEQFGKVAEKNHRHSANNPRAQFRTVYSLAEIMDSTQVCEGLTKLQCSPTSDGAAAAIVASEEFVSSHGLESRAVHIVGQAMTTDSDATFTSGSAFDVVGRDASQRAANQVYDRTGLGPADLDVIELHDCFSINEILMYEALGLCAEGDGGRLIDEGATTYGGRWVVNPSGGLISKGHPLGATGLAQCAELVWQLRGEAGDRQVEGARTALSHNHGLGSACVVTMYRRAS from the coding sequence ATGAGAACCGCCCATGTCGTCGGCGTCGGGATGACGCCGTTCACCAAACCCGGTGTGTCGGGGGAAGATTACCCCGGACTGGCCCGGACTGCGGTGGTCGAGGCGTTGGCCGACGCCGGCATCGAATATTCCCGCGTCGAGCAGGCGGTGGTGGGCTATGTGCACGCCGATTCGACGGCAGGTCAGCGTGCGCTCTACGAGGTCGGGCGAACCGGTATACCGGTGCTCAACGTCAACAACAATTGCGCCAGCGGTTCCTCGGCCCTGTTCCAGGCCCGGCAACTGGTCGAAGCCGGCATGGCCGATTGCGTGCTGGCGGTGGGCTTCGAGAAGATGAAGTCCGGCTCGCTGGGTGCGATGACCTACCCCGATCTGGCCAGCCCGGTGCAGCCGTTCCTCGATGTGGCCGCCGGGCACCGGTCGCCCAGCGGCGCGCCGGCCATGTTGGAGCTGTTCCGCAACGCCGGTCTGGAACATCGCGAGAAGTTCGGCACCACCGCTGAGCAATTCGGCAAGGTCGCGGAGAAGAACCACCGGCACTCGGCGAACAACCCGCGGGCACAGTTCCGCACCGTGTACTCACTGGCCGAGATCATGGACTCCACCCAGGTCTGCGAAGGCCTGACCAAACTGCAGTGTTCTCCGACATCGGACGGCGCGGCCGCCGCGATCGTCGCCTCCGAGGAGTTTGTCTCCAGCCATGGCTTGGAGAGCCGGGCGGTACACATCGTCGGCCAGGCGATGACGACCGACAGCGACGCCACTTTCACCTCGGGCAGTGCGTTCGACGTGGTCGGTCGTGACGCATCTCAGCGAGCGGCCAATCAGGTCTATGACCGAACTGGTTTGGGGCCCGCCGATCTCGACGTGATCGAGTTGCACGACTGCTTCTCGATCAACGAGATCCTGATGTACGAGGCGTTGGGACTGTGCGCCGAAGGCGACGGTGGCCGGCTGATCGACGAGGGCGCCACCACCTACGGCGGACGCTGGGTGGTCAATCCGTCGGGTGGGTTGATCTCCAAAGGCCATCCCCTGGGGGCGACCGGGCTGGCCCAGTGCGCCGAGTTGGTCTGGCAACTGCGCGGCGAGGCCGGTGACCGCCAGGTCGAGGGGGCACGTACGGCGTTGTCACACAACCACGGACTCGGCAGCGCCTGCGTCGTCACGATGTATCGGAGGGCTTCCTGA
- a CDS encoding class I adenylate-forming enzyme family protein codes for MELATLIRQGAKRFHDRPILLCDQQVQTYGDCYERACRLAQALRGLGLKPGDRVATLVDNSPEALELIFGVALGGFVRASLYTHNTGEVNADLLVAIGASALIVQHRHHQAIAPYAERIPGLTHVLVCDGPADGTALGYDDVLDAAVPEDLRLDIPSDWPQTIRFSAGTTGRPKAVYHDVAGWTAVGAYTAKALPAFTPDDRYLAAGPLSHASLMPMPAFVSTGGSLALMRGFDAGAYLSQIAELQCTFSFGVPTMIHAAVTHPALATTDVSSLRCVAYGGSPITPETLRLARASFGDVLVQIYGQSEGAPLTVLTPEDHVAENGKWRGSAGRALAGTEVLIVDADGRELPPGEVGEIAARTPTAFAGVWGDEQATRDRFLPDGAVLTRDMGYLDEDGYLFLTGRKEDLIISGGYNIWPTELELVLAAHPGVAEAAVVGIPHDRWGETPLALIVPTPGAVLSGPELVDWTREKLGPVKKVGAVIFGDELPRSAMGKVLRTRVRELHDENPSGTWFSDPSNSQGTGMRTR; via the coding sequence ATGGAGCTGGCGACGCTGATTCGCCAAGGAGCCAAGCGGTTCCACGATCGTCCGATACTGCTCTGCGACCAGCAGGTGCAGACCTACGGGGACTGCTACGAGCGGGCCTGCCGCCTGGCCCAGGCGTTGCGGGGTCTCGGCTTGAAACCCGGTGACCGGGTGGCCACCCTCGTCGACAACTCACCCGAGGCGCTCGAGCTGATCTTCGGCGTCGCGCTGGGCGGGTTCGTCCGCGCTTCGCTGTACACCCACAACACTGGTGAGGTCAACGCTGACCTGTTGGTCGCGATCGGCGCATCGGCCCTGATCGTCCAGCACCGGCACCACCAGGCCATCGCGCCCTACGCCGAGCGGATTCCCGGCCTGACCCATGTGCTGGTCTGTGACGGCCCGGCCGACGGGACAGCACTGGGTTATGACGATGTGCTGGACGCCGCCGTTCCCGAGGACCTCAGGCTCGACATCCCGTCGGACTGGCCGCAGACGATCCGATTCTCGGCCGGCACCACCGGCCGGCCCAAGGCGGTCTACCACGATGTGGCGGGTTGGACGGCAGTCGGCGCCTATACGGCCAAGGCGCTGCCCGCGTTCACCCCCGACGACCGCTACCTGGCGGCGGGTCCGCTTTCCCATGCCAGCCTCATGCCGATGCCGGCCTTCGTCAGTACTGGCGGTTCGCTCGCGCTGATGCGTGGCTTTGACGCCGGCGCCTATCTGTCCCAGATCGCCGAACTGCAATGCACTTTCAGCTTCGGTGTCCCGACCATGATTCACGCGGCGGTGACACATCCGGCGCTGGCCACCACCGACGTGAGCAGCCTGCGCTGTGTGGCCTATGGCGGGTCGCCGATCACACCCGAGACCCTGCGGTTGGCACGCGCCTCCTTCGGAGACGTGTTGGTACAGATCTACGGGCAGAGCGAAGGTGCGCCGCTGACGGTACTGACACCCGAAGACCACGTCGCCGAGAACGGTAAATGGCGTGGGTCGGCGGGCCGAGCCCTGGCCGGGACCGAGGTGCTGATCGTCGATGCGGACGGTCGCGAGCTGCCACCCGGCGAGGTCGGCGAGATCGCGGCGCGCACGCCCACCGCCTTCGCCGGGGTGTGGGGCGACGAGCAAGCCACCAGAGACCGGTTCTTGCCGGACGGTGCGGTGCTCACCAGGGACATGGGCTACCTCGATGAGGACGGTTACCTGTTCCTCACCGGTCGCAAAGAGGATCTGATCATCTCCGGCGGCTACAACATCTGGCCCACCGAGCTCGAGCTGGTCCTCGCCGCCCATCCCGGCGTCGCCGAGGCGGCCGTCGTCGGAATCCCGCACGACCGGTGGGGGGAGACGCCGTTGGCGCTGATCGTGCCGACACCGGGGGCCGTGCTCAGCGGACCCGAACTCGTGGACTGGACCCGCGAGAAGCTCGGTCCGGTCAAGAAGGTCGGCGCCGTGATCTTCGGCGACGAACTGCCCCGATCGGCGATGGGCAAGGTACTGCGCACTCGTGTACGTGAACTTCACGACGAAAACCCCAGCGGAACTTGGTTTTCCGATCCATCGAACTCCCAAGGAACAGGAATGAGAACGCGATGA
- a CDS encoding AraC family transcriptional regulator: protein MATNTVEIEHANTSGLGPHEGQERWTELLTDYQPDFDCRFEPAWLAGSAVRVRTARFQYVSWRSDGCSYRRTSQHIAKDRAIGACLLVPRSKSVTVIQDDTSVVVRAGQGYPFSMGRPVTISHGRACEVLAMTLDSDTLARRLYEFDGPHTPIDLRTGLGRSVSALLTSLVGESDVLAPHEFDAVADRLTDLFALLQERLVTDAAPGRLVEVARDARTYVRKHLGDRNLSVHHIATALGWSPRQVQLALQHAGTTTNKLIKEERLSTAYARVVAPGGIPSSITDLANELGFATPSAFSTAFRERYGLSPSRLREQSRRVGG from the coding sequence ATGGCGACGAACACGGTCGAGATCGAACATGCGAACACCAGTGGGTTGGGTCCGCACGAGGGCCAGGAACGGTGGACCGAGCTGCTCACCGACTACCAACCCGACTTCGACTGCCGATTCGAACCGGCCTGGCTGGCCGGGTCGGCGGTGCGGGTGCGGACCGCACGATTCCAGTACGTGTCCTGGCGAAGTGACGGGTGCAGTTATCGACGCACGTCGCAGCACATCGCCAAGGATCGCGCCATCGGCGCCTGCCTCCTGGTGCCGCGGAGCAAATCGGTGACCGTCATCCAGGACGACACGTCCGTGGTGGTCCGGGCGGGACAGGGCTACCCGTTCTCGATGGGCCGGCCGGTGACGATCAGCCACGGGCGCGCTTGCGAGGTCCTCGCGATGACCCTGGATTCCGATACGTTGGCCCGCCGGTTGTACGAATTCGACGGTCCGCACACACCGATCGACCTGCGTACCGGGCTCGGCAGGTCCGTCAGCGCCCTGCTGACCAGCCTGGTGGGAGAATCCGACGTCCTGGCGCCACACGAGTTCGACGCGGTGGCCGATCGGCTCACCGACCTATTCGCCCTCCTGCAGGAACGCCTGGTGACCGACGCCGCGCCGGGCCGGCTCGTCGAGGTGGCGCGCGACGCGCGGACCTACGTCCGAAAGCACCTCGGTGACCGCAACCTGTCGGTGCACCACATCGCCACGGCCCTGGGCTGGTCACCGCGGCAGGTGCAGTTGGCCCTCCAACATGCCGGTACGACGACGAACAAGCTGATCAAGGAAGAGCGGCTCAGCACCGCGTATGCCCGGGTAGTCGCTCCGGGCGGCATCCCCAGTTCCATCACCGACCTGGCCAACGAGCTGGGTTTCGCCACCCCGAGCGCATTCAGTACGGCTTTTCGGGAACGCTACGGTCTGAGCCCCAGCCGGTTGCGCGAACAATCTCGCCGGGTCGGCGGCTGA